A stretch of the Planktothricoides raciborskii GIHE-MW2 genome encodes the following:
- a CDS encoding CHAT domain-containing protein: MQNWIFANWLQPYINDKNQWKSQINSVLTEIAQRLQLDELIAQHLTDIDELIIVPHLELHQIPFAALPVAENQFLGDKFLIRYIPSCQVLEFCQKRPPVGENLIYGTVEDATGDLPCASFEGEQIAQLHNISDERRLKGSTQATVSNYRQLIKQVQGMLSSHHAHSRLDRPLESQLKLGDGSITLGQLMTPGWRLPHLSDVFLSCCETGLGVTEITDDILTLSTGFLCAGARSAVSTLWSVDDFATALFSIFYHRYRQQGFHRPEALRRSQVELRTLTGDTLAATYQPKITHFLEKSLKYAYATRKEAKTERDRHPQDSSDFQQWDLEFKSRTKMCDRIGNTIKHLKFLCCESLPFSHPFYWAAFICSGLQ; this comes from the coding sequence TTGCAAAACTGGATTTTCGCGAACTGGTTACAGCCATATATAAATGACAAAAACCAGTGGAAAAGCCAAATCAACAGCGTTCTCACAGAAATCGCCCAAAGACTGCAACTGGATGAACTCATTGCCCAGCACTTAACGGACATTGACGAACTGATTATTGTGCCTCACCTTGAACTCCACCAAATTCCCTTTGCTGCTTTGCCAGTGGCAGAGAATCAATTTCTGGGAGACAAATTTCTCATCCGTTACATCCCCAGTTGCCAAGTGTTGGAATTTTGCCAAAAGCGTCCGCCAGTGGGAGAAAATCTAATCTATGGCACCGTCGAAGATGCCACCGGCGATCTTCCCTGCGCCAGTTTTGAAGGCGAACAAATCGCCCAACTGCACAATATATCTGACGAACGACGACTAAAAGGCAGCACTCAAGCCACCGTTTCCAATTATCGGCAGCTAATCAAACAAGTGCAAGGGATGCTCTCCAGTCACCACGCCCACTCCCGTCTCGATCGTCCCCTAGAATCCCAGCTAAAATTAGGCGATGGTAGTATTACCTTGGGTCAACTGATGACTCCAGGCTGGCGTTTACCTCACTTATCAGATGTATTCCTATCCTGTTGTGAGACTGGTTTAGGGGTGACAGAAATAACCGACGATATCTTGACCCTTTCCACCGGCTTTTTGTGTGCCGGTGCCCGCAGCGCCGTCAGCACTCTGTGGTCAGTGGATGACTTCGCTACAGCACTGTTTTCTATCTTCTACCACCGTTACCGCCAACAGGGATTTCACCGTCCTGAAGCGCTAAGGCGATCGCAAGTGGAACTTCGCACCCTCACTGGAGACACCCTAGCCGCTACCTATCAGCCAAAAATAACTCACTTTTTAGAGAAATCACTTAAGTATGCTTATGCAACTCGTAAGGAAGCGAAAACAGAGCGCGATCGACACCCACAAGACTCCTCCGACTTCCAGCAATGGGATCTAGAATTCAAGAGTCGTACCAAAATGTGCGATCGTATTGGCAACACCATAAAACATCTAAAATTCCTGTGCTGCGAGTCTCTACCCTTTTCACACCCATTCTACTGGGCAGCTTTCATTTGCTCTGGTTTGCAATAA